One window of Hevea brasiliensis isolate MT/VB/25A 57/8 unplaced genomic scaffold, ASM3005281v1 Scaf252, whole genome shotgun sequence genomic DNA carries:
- the LOC131176809 gene encoding VQ motif-containing protein 11-like, producing MASASNNNMTTTMHHSPPPYGSDPSSLDTTFVQADSSTFRTIVQKLTGATDDPSTQKLPITHPNRSSVIPGPKRPAFKLQERRQSAKNLEINLNSNSTISNSFEHPDLLQFRQRTGFLVSPVSTLDFFCARASPRSPYEEFCSRGGSSEEEERAIAEKGFYLHPSPLTTPRGVEPPELLPLFPLRSLRDYKEDQDDDRNSCS from the coding sequence ATGGCTTCCGCTTCTAATAACAATATGACCACCACCATGCACCACAGCCCACCCCCCTATGGATCTGACCCGTCCTCGCTCGACACCACCTTTGTGCAAGCCGACTCGTCAACCTTCCGCACCATTGTTCAAAAGCTAACTGGAGCAACCGACGACCCATCAACCCAAAAGCTCCCAATCACCCACCCTAATCGTTCCTCTGTAATTCCAGGCCCTAAAAGACCTGCATTCAAACTTCAAGAAAGGAGACAGAGCGCCAAGAACTTAGAAATCAACCTTAACAGCAATTCTACAATCAGCAACAGCTTCGAGCATCCTGACCTCTTGCAGTTCAGACAGCGAACTGGTTTCTTGGTGTCCCCGGTGTCAACTTTGGACTTCTTTTGTGCGCGCGCAAGCCCTAGGTCACCCTACGAAGAGTTTTGTTCCCGTGGGGGTTCCAGTGAGGAGGAAGAGAGAGCCATTGCTGAAAAAGGGTTTTATCTGCATCCAAGTCCTTTGACCACTCCCAGAGGAGTTGAGCCTCCTGAGCTATTGCCCCTATTCCCCTTGCGTTCTCTTAGAGACTACAAAGAGGATCAAGATGATGATCGCAATTCTTGTTCTTGA